ACTCGTCCTTGTGTTCCTCCAAAATTTTCTTGACCGATTCGAGGTTGTTGTACTCGGCGCAGAAAGTGGCACTGGTGGCAGCCTTGGGGACCCCGGGTGAATCGGGGAGACCGAGCGTGGCGACGCCGGATCCGGCTTGGACCAAAAATGAATCGGCGTGTCCGTGGTAGCATCCTTCGAACTTGATGACCTTTTCCCGACCCGTGTGTGCGCGGACCAAACGAATCATTCCCATGCAGGCTTCGGTACCAGAGTTGGTGAATCGCACCATTTCTACGGAAGGCACGGCGGCAATGACGGCTTTGGCGAGCTCGTTCTCCAAGGGACAGGGGGCACCGAAGGAAGTTCCCTTGGCCATGGTTTCGGTAATGGCGGCGAGGACGTCGTCATCGGCGTGTCCGAGAATAGCCGGTCCCCAGGTTCCGACGTAATCAATGTATTGGTTGCCGTCCACGTCCCAGGCGTAGGCTCCCTTGACCTTGTCAAAGACAACGGGGTTGCCGCCGACGGACTTGAACGCGCGGACTGGCGACGAAACACCACCGGGCATTAACTGCCAAATACAACAATAACCAAAATCAAACAAACATGCAAGTCATTCCGTGAGCATCACTATTTTCAGCTCACCAAATAACGTAAAGAGGGAATGGACACGTACAGTTTTGGCTTCGGCAAAGATTTCTTCGCTTTTGGTAAAGGTGTAGGTATCCGAAACAGCGCTGTGCAACGAGGAACTCCCGGCCCGGGCCAAGGCCTGGTGCGGGACAAAGGCCGACGACGCGACAGCCGTAAAAACCAAAACAGAAGAGGCGAGAGCGAATTTCATAATGAGACTATATAGTATACGACTGGGATGGTTACAGTAGAAGGACCGtgatgtgtgtgtatgtgtgaTAGGGAGAGATCTCGTCGTCGAACGTGAACCAtctcttttccttggaaTCGTCGTTTTCCGGACCCCAAGTTGAAGTCGTTTGCGGGGGCCGGAGATCCAAAAATCCAAGGGACGATCCGTagtctagctagctagctagagtagcTAGTAGTTC
The sequence above is a segment of the Phaeodactylum tricornutum CCAP 1055/1 chromosome 10, whole genome shotgun sequence genome. Coding sequences within it:
- a CDS encoding predicted protein; protein product: MKFALASSVLVFTAVASSAFVPHQALARAGSSSLHSAVSDTYTFTKSEEIFAEAKTLMPGGVSSPVRAFKSVGGNPVVFDKVKGAYAWDVDGNQYIDYVGTWGPAILGHADDDVLAAITETMAKGTSFGAPCPLENELAKAVIAAVPSVEMVRFTNSGTEACMGMIRLVRAHTGREKVIKFEGCYHGHADSFLVQAGSGVATLGLPDSPGVPKAATSATFCAEYNNLESVKKILEEHKDEFAAIILEPVVGNSGFIKPTKEFLQGLRDLATENGALLVFDEVMTGFRVAYGGAQEYFGVTPDVTTMGKVIGGGLPVGAYGGRKDIMEMVAPAGPMYQAGTLSGNPLAMRAGIETLKKLSAPGTHEELERKSQKLIDGIAAAAEKHGHDFTSGCAGGMFGWFFTKGPVTNFSEAAKSDSEKFGKWHRMMLERGVYLAPSLYEAGFMSMAHTDADIEKTIAIADEVMAKL